Proteins from a single region of Polyangiaceae bacterium:
- a CDS encoding MYXO-CTERM sorting domain-containing protein: MRAAFLASAIVALTVPARAEVAPHQSAPMLVSSNGRAVVGYDVASSRVTSFLEHPYQARSDGSRTRDVAFDAYPGVRIGAAGTAGSWLVDTAPKSVRYEPGTGVIVIERELSGLSSSEYVFAPMGLAEHAYVNLVRVTRTSGGAVPVSGYSLFNFHLGSGAPEPSASGETTQWDAARDAWMEWGGSGLTLAYGALSPSAHHASSPDNPFTLLSSGADLTDNAGTGGSYDDAAAGLQFDLGTLSDGQSAWFGSFVVLDDKSDVAPRIDAVRAWVKGRTPQQLLDDEKAAWDAWHTAPPAGLSSTEAALYRQSMAVLRMGQVTEPGKGDGQILASLPPGMWNISWVRDMAYAVVALARSGHSDEVKKALAFQLGADSGKYQNEVGHPYQISITRYFGDGVEETDSNENGPNIEFDGFGLFLWTLDEYVEHSKDSASLQTWWPTVSTKVADTLVALQEPSGLIAADSSIWEVHWNGQQKHFAYTTLTAANGLCRAARLAEQMGDTERATTYRDAGRRARDALVNTLAAPDGTIAQSLEELNQGSGFLDAAAIEAVGMGLVDPTGRAAKATLAAMKSQLVPPSGRGFFRNDDGGWYDSQEWVFVDLRTVVAMRKMGDTDGAPLLEWNTGQGNENFNLISELHDAANADYRGEMPMVGFGAGTYSIALMDRESPNDFIPCGEYAAEGSGGNSGTGGAGGTSGAGGGAGGSSAAPKDEEDGGCGCRVTRTPSPASLLLAFSLLGIGALRRRGRRARDRS, from the coding sequence ATGCGCGCTGCTTTCCTTGCTTCCGCCATCGTGGCGTTGACGGTGCCGGCCCGTGCGGAGGTCGCTCCTCACCAGTCCGCTCCCATGCTCGTGTCGTCCAACGGTCGAGCCGTCGTGGGCTACGACGTGGCGAGCAGTCGGGTCACGAGCTTTCTCGAACATCCCTACCAAGCGCGCAGCGACGGCAGTCGCACGCGGGACGTCGCCTTCGACGCCTATCCTGGCGTGCGCATCGGTGCAGCCGGTACAGCCGGCAGCTGGTTGGTCGATACGGCGCCCAAGAGCGTCCGCTACGAGCCGGGCACCGGCGTCATCGTCATCGAGCGCGAGCTGAGCGGACTGTCGAGCAGCGAGTACGTGTTCGCTCCGATGGGACTAGCCGAGCACGCCTACGTCAACCTGGTGCGAGTGACGCGCACTTCGGGGGGCGCGGTTCCGGTGTCGGGCTACTCGCTGTTCAACTTCCATCTTGGCAGCGGTGCGCCGGAGCCAAGTGCGTCCGGAGAAACGACGCAGTGGGACGCCGCGCGTGACGCGTGGATGGAGTGGGGCGGAAGTGGTCTCACTCTCGCGTACGGAGCGCTCTCGCCGTCGGCGCACCACGCGTCGAGCCCGGACAATCCCTTCACGCTGCTGAGCTCTGGCGCCGATCTGACCGACAACGCCGGCACCGGCGGCAGCTACGACGATGCCGCTGCGGGGCTGCAGTTCGATCTGGGCACGCTCAGCGATGGCCAGTCGGCCTGGTTCGGATCCTTCGTGGTGCTCGACGACAAGAGCGACGTGGCGCCGCGCATCGATGCAGTGCGCGCCTGGGTGAAGGGTCGGACGCCGCAGCAGCTGTTGGACGACGAAAAGGCCGCGTGGGACGCCTGGCACACGGCGCCACCGGCGGGCCTGTCGAGCACCGAAGCGGCGCTCTATCGCCAATCGATGGCGGTGCTGCGCATGGGCCAGGTCACCGAACCCGGCAAGGGCGACGGGCAGATCCTCGCTAGTTTGCCGCCGGGAATGTGGAACATCTCTTGGGTGCGCGACATGGCCTACGCCGTGGTGGCCCTGGCTCGCTCGGGACACAGCGACGAGGTGAAGAAGGCGCTCGCCTTCCAGCTCGGGGCGGACAGCGGCAAGTACCAAAACGAGGTCGGGCACCCCTATCAGATCAGCATCACGCGCTACTTCGGCGACGGTGTGGAAGAGACGGACTCCAACGAGAACGGCCCAAACATCGAGTTCGATGGCTTTGGTTTGTTCTTGTGGACGCTGGACGAGTACGTCGAGCACAGCAAAGACAGCGCGAGCCTTCAGACCTGGTGGCCCACGGTCAGCACCAAGGTGGCCGACACGCTGGTGGCGCTGCAAGAGCCCTCAGGCTTGATTGCCGCCGACTCCAGCATTTGGGAAGTGCATTGGAACGGCCAGCAGAAGCACTTTGCCTACACCACGCTGACGGCGGCGAACGGACTCTGCCGCGCGGCTCGCCTCGCGGAGCAGATGGGAGACACCGAACGCGCGACGACCTATCGCGATGCGGGGCGCCGCGCGCGCGACGCCCTGGTGAACACGCTTGCGGCACCCGACGGCACCATTGCCCAGAGCTTGGAAGAGCTGAACCAGGGTTCGGGCTTTTTGGATGCGGCGGCGATCGAGGCCGTGGGCATGGGCTTGGTCGATCCGACGGGTCGCGCCGCGAAGGCGACCCTTGCGGCGATGAAGAGCCAGCTCGTGCCGCCGAGCGGCCGCGGCTTCTTCCGCAACGACGACGGCGGCTGGTACGACAGCCAGGAATGGGTGTTCGTGGATCTGCGAACCGTCGTGGCCATGCGCAAGATGGGCGACACCGACGGCGCGCCGCTGCTGGAGTGGAACACCGGCCAGGGCAACGAGAACTTCAACCTGATCAGCGAACTGCACGACGCCGCCAACGCGGACTATCGCGGCGAGATGCCCATGGTCGGCTTCGGCGCGGGCACGTACTCCATTGCGCTGATGGACCGCGAGTCGCCCAACGACTTCATCCCTTGCGGCGAGTACGCAGCCGAGGGCAGCGGCGGCAACAGTGGCACCGGCGGCGCGGGCGGCACGAGTGGCGCGGGTGGTGGCGCGGGCGGCTCTTCGGCCGCGCCGAAAGACGAAGAGGACGGAGGCTGCGGCTGTCGCGTGACGCGCACACCCTCGCCGGCGTCGTTGCTACTCGCGTTTTCGTTGCTGGGCATCGGCGCGCTGCGACGGCGTGGGCGGCGCGCGCGAGACCGCTCGTAG
- a CDS encoding carbohydrate porin codes for MRGLRWACFVVAWALPSWAQTDGQPAEPVELEETPEAPPSVPPPVEEPAPVGGPPRAAPPPKASPRRHAAPGAPMSAGEPIRPGHPLRQPLPNDVPPLEYPRSRFSFGSYGRVVAASDGRGGEGRNADVVAFGSRIDEGTYAELELRRDDFWKPELESRIVTTLAVAGPVFHYDGKFDAKIALRNLYVEERGIGAKELSVWAGSRMYRGDDIYLLDFWPLDNLNTLGGGVRFDIPGMKSYVAFHVGLNRAADEFQYQEVQRPAPQNQPGASTVALLDRPRLISSLKLSHIQMLDEKAGLKGVLYGEVHRLPSGEREESPGVIESVPGDSGALFGAQVGLFTGEHDTFVNLFFRHATGLAAYGELATPEGTSPDRTVEGATETRLGISANYEHEYFAVVAGGYFRSFREPTPEPFRFANIDEGIFVLRPHLFLGDHAGLAAEGSYQAQQRGVLNVVTKEPLHAKLWRFGLMPYLSPAGKGVFKRPQLRLIWAVTQRNDDARTLYAIDDVFARRKTEQFFGIGAEWWFNSSSYGD; via the coding sequence ATGCGCGGGCTTCGCTGGGCGTGCTTCGTGGTCGCGTGGGCCCTGCCGTCTTGGGCTCAGACGGACGGCCAGCCTGCGGAACCCGTCGAGCTGGAAGAGACGCCCGAAGCTCCCCCGAGCGTGCCGCCGCCCGTTGAAGAGCCTGCGCCCGTCGGGGGACCGCCGCGAGCAGCGCCGCCGCCCAAAGCGTCGCCACGCCGACACGCAGCGCCGGGCGCGCCGATGAGCGCAGGTGAGCCGATTCGTCCGGGACATCCACTGCGCCAACCGTTGCCGAACGACGTTCCGCCGCTCGAGTATCCGCGCAGCCGTTTCAGTTTCGGATCCTACGGACGCGTCGTCGCAGCTTCGGATGGTCGCGGTGGCGAAGGACGCAACGCCGACGTCGTCGCCTTTGGTTCGCGCATCGACGAGGGCACCTACGCCGAGCTCGAGCTGCGGCGCGACGACTTTTGGAAGCCGGAGCTCGAGTCGCGCATCGTGACCACCTTGGCAGTGGCGGGTCCCGTCTTCCACTACGACGGCAAGTTCGACGCGAAGATCGCCCTGCGCAACTTGTACGTCGAGGAACGCGGCATCGGCGCCAAGGAACTCAGCGTGTGGGCGGGGTCGCGCATGTACCGCGGCGACGACATCTACTTGCTCGACTTCTGGCCCCTCGACAACTTGAACACCCTGGGTGGCGGCGTGCGCTTCGACATTCCAGGTATGAAGAGCTACGTGGCGTTCCACGTCGGGCTCAATCGCGCCGCCGACGAGTTCCAGTATCAAGAAGTGCAGCGCCCTGCGCCCCAGAACCAACCCGGCGCCAGCACCGTTGCCTTGCTGGATCGCCCGCGTCTCATCTCCAGCTTGAAGCTCTCCCACATCCAGATGCTCGACGAAAAGGCGGGCCTCAAGGGCGTGCTCTATGGCGAAGTGCATCGCCTGCCCAGCGGCGAGCGCGAAGAGAGCCCTGGCGTGATCGAGTCGGTGCCGGGCGACAGCGGCGCTCTGTTCGGTGCGCAGGTGGGCCTATTCACCGGTGAGCACGACACCTTCGTCAACCTGTTCTTCCGTCACGCCACGGGCCTGGCTGCCTACGGCGAGCTCGCCACGCCCGAAGGCACGTCACCCGATCGCACCGTCGAAGGCGCCACTGAAACGCGCCTCGGCATCTCCGCCAACTACGAGCACGAGTACTTTGCGGTGGTCGCGGGTGGCTACTTCCGCAGCTTCCGCGAGCCCACGCCGGAGCCCTTCCGCTTCGCCAACATCGACGAAGGCATCTTCGTGCTGCGCCCGCACCTCTTCCTCGGTGACCACGCCGGCCTCGCCGCCGAAGGTTCCTACCAAGCGCAGCAACGCGGCGTGCTCAACGTCGTGACCAAAGAACCACTGCACGCCAAGCTGTGGCGCTTCGGCCTGATGCCGTATCTCTCCCCCGCCGGCAAAGGCGTGTTCAAGCGTCCCCAGCTGCGACTGATCTGGGCCGTGACCCAACGCAACGACGACGCGCGCACCCTCTACGCCATCGACGACGTCTTCGCCCGCCGCAAGACCGAACAATTCTTCGGCATCGGCGCCGAGTGGTGGTTCAACTCCAGCAGCTACGGCGACTAG
- a CDS encoding GFA family protein, with protein MSHEATCSCGQLKLTFRGEITRTSVCHCLACQQRTGSVFGVQTRLPKDEVELSGRSTVYVRVGDDGGRISFHFCPECGATVYYFIDKMPDSIVVPVGAFADPHLPSPVFSVYEARKHAWVTLPDSVTEHWD; from the coding sequence ATGTCCCATGAAGCCACTTGCTCTTGCGGTCAACTGAAGCTCACCTTTCGCGGTGAGATCACGCGAACGTCCGTCTGTCATTGTCTCGCGTGCCAGCAGCGCACCGGCAGCGTCTTTGGCGTGCAGACTCGGCTGCCAAAGGACGAAGTGGAGCTCTCGGGTCGCTCCACGGTCTACGTCCGCGTGGGCGATGACGGCGGTCGCATCTCCTTCCACTTCTGCCCCGAGTGCGGCGCCACGGTTTACTACTTCATCGACAAGATGCCGGACTCGATCGTCGTTCCCGTAGGCGCCTTCGCCGATCCTCACCTCCCGTCGCCCGTCTTCTCGGTCTACGAAGCGCGCAAGCACGCTTGGGTAACGCTCCCCGACAGCGTGACCGAGCATTGGGATTGA
- a CDS encoding methyltransferase domain-containing protein: protein MTTSTQWQLAQDAAERYERVLVPAILGPAAGALVEWSRSSAGESVLDVGCGTGAAARFAAQRVGASGRVVGVDVNAGMLAVARSLSSETAIEWLEHSAYELPFADGEFDVALCAQTLQFLSDRPRALSEMHRVLKCGGRAVMSLWCELEASPYFDALVRAMATHIGPETAAGLGAAFNLTDVGTIHGLLTAAGFEDVHASVSSLVLDLPSPQEFVPRHVGATPMAAGFAAATEGAREAVVQDVAAQLATYATDQGLRVPFRTHLMTGVRRSEV, encoded by the coding sequence ATGACGACGTCGACGCAGTGGCAACTCGCCCAGGATGCTGCCGAGCGCTACGAGCGGGTGCTGGTGCCGGCGATCCTCGGGCCGGCTGCCGGAGCGCTCGTGGAGTGGTCGCGCTCGAGCGCGGGCGAGTCCGTGTTGGACGTCGGCTGTGGTACGGGCGCCGCCGCGCGGTTCGCGGCGCAGCGAGTCGGCGCCTCGGGGCGCGTCGTCGGCGTCGACGTGAACGCTGGGATGCTCGCGGTCGCTCGCTCTCTTTCGAGCGAGACTGCCATCGAGTGGCTCGAGCACAGCGCCTACGAGCTTCCCTTCGCTGACGGCGAGTTCGACGTGGCACTCTGTGCGCAGACGCTTCAGTTCCTGAGCGATCGTCCGCGAGCGCTGAGCGAGATGCACCGCGTCTTGAAATGCGGCGGTCGCGCCGTAATGAGTCTGTGGTGCGAGCTGGAAGCGAGTCCCTACTTCGACGCCCTGGTGCGAGCCATGGCGACCCACATCGGGCCAGAAACGGCTGCGGGGTTGGGCGCGGCTTTCAACCTCACGGATGTGGGAACCATTCACGGACTACTCACGGCGGCAGGGTTCGAGGACGTTCACGCGAGCGTGAGCTCGCTGGTGCTGGACCTACCGAGCCCGCAGGAGTTCGTGCCCCGTCACGTCGGGGCAACGCCCATGGCGGCGGGCTTCGCAGCCGCAACCGAAGGGGCACGCGAGGCCGTGGTTCAAGACGTCGCGGCGCAGCTCGCCACGTACGCAACGGACCAGGGGCTCCGCGTGCCCTTCCGCACACACTTGATGACGGGCGTCAGGAGAAGCGAGGTCTGA
- a CDS encoding tetratricopeptide repeat protein yields the protein MQVASLARERNDFVGRKTELGELHRHWSEGRGLVTLLGPGGSGKTRLAVHFAHDLVATAPVWVCDLSAATTRLACIEALARTLGLALPARADVDVLTNVLGYALSDRGRALLVLDNLEQVASEVRPLVEVLLDLAPELMMLGTSRERLRIVGEHCVDLGPLQLEDAMSLFFSRARAVRGDFQPAREEASELVTKLDCLPLAIELCAARVRSATPAQLLARLERRFETLVDRGSRPPRQATLEATIDWSWQLLEPDARLALGECSVFRGGFDLNAADHVLSSGDALELLTRLIDQSLVRVSDAGRYSLLESIREFSLLRMGGDERRQAEERQANYYLSQARAGGVKEADEANLLAVHERAVARGDGEHAAWAALGLEPLLSTRGPLQLLVSLLDAAIPLVTSPTLERRAKVARGLAKVTIGALTEAVKDLEPAVDDPDPRVALHVGARLSVAWTWLDRLDDARRLLERAPALLEQTDDDLLAGGIESAWGMLSAYEGRQADALRHYGAALACFRRCGARREEGTALENLGNRNLERGALPEAEEFLTQALAIFEELGDVRLQAHTLGDIAVLHTELSRFAEAERVLERALGLTRRVGDRHWEGILNGFYGDLELDRGDPESALARYRFAVERLDEIGSHRFAALFRAAQAATEAELGRSVYARELWERARVELDEHGTEGDRHCLSLWRAFMLRKDDPDGARRGLEEVLSFYAREGTEPAPNEVRLPARLLSRTEPPQRTLRVASDAAWFEVTKSRVSLARRTSLRLILLDLIRAREVGEVRSVEELFAAGWPGQSARPESAAHRVHVAIASLRKLGLENAIVTRGEGYTLDASISRS from the coding sequence ATGCAGGTGGCCTCCCTTGCACGCGAACGGAACGACTTCGTCGGCCGCAAGACCGAGTTGGGAGAGCTTCATCGCCACTGGAGCGAAGGCCGTGGACTGGTCACGCTCCTGGGGCCCGGCGGCAGTGGCAAGACGCGGCTCGCAGTCCACTTTGCTCATGACTTGGTTGCCACAGCGCCAGTGTGGGTCTGCGATCTGTCCGCTGCTACCACTCGTTTGGCTTGCATAGAAGCACTGGCCCGCACCTTGGGACTGGCTCTACCCGCGCGGGCGGACGTCGACGTACTGACCAACGTGCTCGGGTATGCGCTGTCCGACCGGGGGCGCGCCCTTCTCGTGCTCGACAACTTGGAGCAAGTGGCGAGCGAAGTGCGTCCGCTGGTGGAAGTGCTGCTCGACCTGGCACCCGAGCTCATGATGCTGGGAACGAGTCGTGAACGCCTGCGCATCGTTGGCGAGCATTGCGTCGATCTCGGTCCCTTGCAGCTCGAAGACGCGATGAGCCTCTTCTTCTCGCGCGCTCGTGCCGTACGAGGCGACTTTCAGCCTGCTCGAGAAGAAGCTTCGGAGCTGGTGACGAAACTCGATTGCCTGCCCTTGGCAATCGAACTGTGTGCGGCGCGAGTGAGGAGCGCGACCCCAGCGCAACTACTCGCGCGACTCGAACGGCGTTTCGAGACGCTGGTGGATCGCGGCTCCCGGCCACCGCGGCAGGCGACGCTGGAGGCTACCATCGACTGGTCCTGGCAGCTCTTGGAGCCCGATGCACGGCTCGCCCTCGGGGAGTGCTCCGTCTTTCGTGGCGGCTTCGATCTGAATGCTGCCGACCATGTGCTCAGCTCCGGTGATGCCCTGGAACTGCTGACCCGCTTGATCGATCAGTCGCTGGTCCGCGTTTCCGACGCAGGTCGCTATTCGCTGCTGGAGAGCATCCGCGAATTCTCGCTGCTGCGAATGGGCGGCGATGAGCGGCGCCAGGCCGAGGAGCGCCAGGCCAACTATTACCTGTCGCAGGCACGCGCAGGCGGCGTGAAGGAGGCTGACGAAGCGAATCTGCTGGCGGTGCATGAGCGCGCGGTCGCACGTGGGGATGGTGAGCACGCGGCCTGGGCCGCCCTCGGCCTCGAACCACTGCTGTCGACGCGGGGGCCACTCCAACTTCTAGTGAGCCTGCTGGACGCCGCGATCCCGCTGGTCACGTCACCCACGCTCGAACGCAGAGCCAAGGTCGCTCGTGGGTTGGCCAAGGTCACGATCGGTGCCTTGACGGAGGCAGTGAAGGATTTGGAGCCTGCCGTCGACGACCCCGATCCGCGTGTCGCGCTTCACGTCGGAGCGCGGTTGAGCGTGGCGTGGACCTGGCTGGATCGCCTCGATGATGCGCGAAGACTTCTGGAGCGTGCTCCCGCGCTCTTGGAGCAAACAGACGACGACCTGCTTGCCGGTGGCATCGAGTCGGCCTGGGGCATGCTATCCGCCTACGAAGGGCGGCAGGCCGACGCCCTTCGACACTATGGCGCCGCGCTCGCGTGTTTCCGTCGCTGCGGCGCGCGGCGGGAAGAGGGAACGGCTCTCGAGAACCTCGGCAATCGCAACTTGGAGCGGGGCGCGCTGCCCGAGGCCGAGGAGTTCCTGACCCAGGCGCTGGCGATCTTCGAGGAGCTCGGCGACGTGCGGTTGCAGGCCCACACGCTGGGCGACATCGCCGTCCTTCACACCGAGCTGTCTCGCTTCGCGGAAGCGGAGCGCGTCCTCGAACGCGCCTTGGGGCTGACGCGGCGCGTGGGCGACCGCCATTGGGAGGGCATTCTCAACGGCTTCTACGGCGATCTGGAGTTGGACCGAGGCGACCCGGAATCGGCGCTCGCGCGCTACCGTTTCGCAGTGGAGCGCCTCGACGAAATTGGAAGCCATCGCTTTGCTGCGTTGTTCCGAGCTGCGCAAGCAGCGACGGAAGCCGAGCTCGGTCGCAGCGTCTACGCTCGCGAGCTATGGGAACGCGCGCGAGTCGAGCTGGACGAGCACGGCACCGAGGGTGATCGCCATTGCCTTTCCCTGTGGCGGGCCTTCATGCTGCGAAAGGACGATCCGGACGGCGCGCGCCGCGGTTTGGAGGAGGTGCTTTCCTTCTATGCCCGCGAAGGCACAGAGCCGGCGCCCAACGAGGTGCGCCTTCCCGCACGGTTGCTCAGCCGCACCGAGCCTCCGCAACGCACCCTGCGTGTGGCGTCGGATGCCGCTTGGTTCGAGGTCACGAAGTCCCGGGTGAGCTTGGCGCGGCGAACCAGTCTGCGGCTGATCTTGCTCGATCTCATTCGCGCTCGAGAAGTCGGCGAGGTGCGCAGTGTCGAAGAGCTGTTCGCGGCGGGTTGGCCAGGGCAGTCCGCGCGACCGGAGTCCGCAGCGCACCGCGTGCACGTGGCCATCGCGAGCTTGCGCAAGCTCGGGTTGGAGAACGCGATCGTGACCCGAGGCGAGGGCTACACTCTGGACGCGTCGATCAGTCGCAGCTGA
- a CDS encoding serine/threonine-protein kinase produces the protein MGATRTLQPAVLAGRYELFDVIASGGMATVHLARLHGKVGFARTVAVKRLHPQYAREPDFRAMFVDEARVAARIVHPNVAQTLDVVEDGDELFIVMEYIHGLPLSHLAKLASAQGGIPVEVAANVMVGVLAGLHAAHEARDEDGAPLQVVHRDVSPQNILVGTDGVARIIDFGVAKAVSQIHTTREGQLRGKLAYMAPEQIRQGKIDRQTDVFAAAVVLWQCLANRRLFEASNDGELIYQLLEGPVSPPSLHRAAVPTSLDAVTLKGLERDRANRYPTAREMQHDLERAAPVITQSTVSEWVHRVAAEPLQERDAMLREVGRSTSNPSVPTIVEPTETVTVPISGGSLPVAAVDEHRGTLTDSQVSLDAAWAKPRRRSMLPFAAAGALLAVGATWAVVAASSPSLESRLNASALGALSLTRQVSRFAVGSSEPAPQTSAPAPEPSAKPATKKRTVYWRPKPKPKPVPSPKPASLYKRE, from the coding sequence GTGGGAGCCACTCGCACGCTTCAACCCGCCGTCTTGGCGGGACGCTACGAGCTCTTCGACGTGATCGCGTCGGGCGGCATGGCCACAGTGCACCTTGCCCGCCTGCACGGCAAGGTCGGGTTTGCGCGCACGGTAGCGGTCAAGCGGCTGCATCCGCAGTACGCCCGTGAACCCGATTTTCGCGCCATGTTCGTCGATGAAGCACGGGTGGCAGCGCGCATCGTGCATCCAAACGTCGCGCAGACCCTGGACGTGGTGGAGGACGGCGACGAACTGTTCATCGTCATGGAGTACATCCACGGCCTGCCCTTGTCGCACCTGGCAAAACTCGCCAGTGCACAGGGCGGAATTCCCGTCGAGGTCGCTGCCAACGTGATGGTCGGCGTGCTCGCCGGGCTCCACGCCGCGCACGAAGCACGCGACGAGGACGGCGCGCCGCTGCAGGTCGTGCATCGCGACGTTTCGCCGCAGAACATCTTGGTGGGCACCGACGGCGTTGCGCGCATCATCGACTTTGGTGTGGCCAAGGCCGTGTCGCAGATCCACACCACGCGCGAGGGACAGCTGCGTGGCAAGTTGGCCTACATGGCGCCCGAGCAGATTCGTCAGGGCAAGATCGATCGCCAGACGGACGTCTTCGCCGCTGCGGTGGTGCTGTGGCAGTGCTTGGCGAACCGCCGCTTGTTCGAAGCCAGCAACGACGGGGAGCTGATCTACCAATTGCTGGAAGGGCCCGTCTCGCCCCCCAGTCTGCATCGTGCGGCAGTGCCGACCAGCCTCGACGCGGTGACCCTGAAAGGACTGGAGCGCGATCGCGCCAACCGCTACCCGACGGCTCGGGAAATGCAGCACGACTTGGAGCGCGCCGCACCCGTGATCACGCAAAGCACCGTTTCCGAGTGGGTGCATCGCGTAGCCGCCGAGCCGCTGCAGGAGCGCGACGCCATGTTGCGCGAGGTCGGACGCAGCACGAGCAATCCGTCGGTGCCGACCATCGTGGAACCCACGGAGACCGTGACCGTGCCCATCAGCGGCGGGTCCCTGCCCGTCGCTGCGGTGGACGAGCATCGCGGAACGCTGACGGACAGCCAGGTTTCCCTGGACGCCGCGTGGGCCAAACCACGCCGGCGTAGCATGCTGCCCTTCGCTGCGGCGGGCGCGCTGTTGGCTGTGGGCGCAACGTGGGCCGTGGTCGCGGCATCCAGTCCATCCCTGGAGTCGCGACTGAATGCTTCCGCGCTCGGTGCGCTGTCGCTCACACGCCAGGTGAGTCGCTTTGCCGTCGGCAGCTCGGAGCCCGCCCCGCAAACCAGTGCACCCGCGCCGGAGCCCTCGGCAAAGCCCGCCACGAAGAAGCGCACCGTGTACTGGCGGCCCAAACCCAAGCCGAAGCCCGTTCCAAGCCCAAAGCCCGCCTCTCTGTACAAGCGGGAGTGA